Part of the Candidatus Tumulicola sp. genome is shown below.
GCGCATCAAGGGCTCGAGCGCGGCCTGGATCAGCCGTTCAGACGTGGAGTCAAGCGAACTCGTCGCTTCGTCAAGGATCAGGATGCGCGGATCCTTGAGCAGCACGCGCGCGATCGCGACCCGCTGACGCTCGCCCCCCGACAGCTTGAGGCCCCGCTCGCCCACGAGCGTCTCGAAGCGCTCGGGTAACCCGTCGATGAAATCGTAGATGTTCGCCGCTTTGCAAGCCGCGATCAACTCGGCCTCCGTGGCATCGGTCTTGCCGTAGCGCAGATTCTCGGCGATCGTCGTGTGGAAGAGGTACGTCTCTTGGGTGACGATGCCGATGTGCCGGCGCAGCGACTCGAGGCTGATGTCGCGCAGATCGAAAGCATCGAGCGTCACGCGCCCTTCTTGCGGGTCGTAGAAACGAGGCACGAGCTGCATGATCGTCGTCTTGCCGGCGCCGCTCGGGCCGACGAAAGCGACCAACTGCCCCGACTTCGCCTTGAAACTCACGCCGTCCAGCGCAAAGCGATCCGCGACGTAGCGGAAGCGGACGTTTTCGAATGCGATCTCACCGCGCGTCTCGCGTAGCTCGACCGCATCGGTGCGCTGCGGCGCCTCCGGCGGCATATCGAGATAGTCGAAGATGCGCTCGAAGACTGCGAGCGCGCTGACGATGCTCACTTGGATGCCGATCAGCGACGCGGCCGGGCCGTACAGCCGGCCCAGATAAGCGACGAACGCGACGATCGTGCCGACTTCGAGCGCGTTGCGAATGGCCAACCAGCCGCCGCCGAACCAGATGATCGCCGGGCCGATGATCACGAGCGCGCCGACGACCGCGATGAACCAGCGCCCGACGAGCGCTAGCCGTATCTCCATGTTCATGAGATCGGTGCCCGCGGTGTGGAAACGCTCGGCCTCGTAGCGCTCGCGCACGAACGACTTGACGAGCGTGATGCCGGAGAGCGACAGCGTCTCTTGGATGAGACCGTAGATGCGGTCGCGCTGCTCGCGCGTCTTCTTGCGCTGCTCGTACATCGCGCGCCCGACCGGCCACAGCGGCAGCACCATGAACGGGATGACGATCATGGACAGCAGCGCGAGGCGCCAATCGAGCCAAACGATGGCCACGATCGTGGTCAGGATCGTGAAGACGTTTGTCACGATGCTCACCAGCGTTCCAGTGACCACGTTATCGATGGAGTCGACGTCGCTCGATACGCGGTTCATGATCTCGCCGGTCTTGGTCGACGTGAAGAACGAGAGCGGCATGCGATGCAAATGCTGGACGAGCGCGTCGCGCATGTCGCGCATGATGCCTTCGCCGACCGCAGCGTTCAAGTAGCCCTGCCAGGCGCCGATGGCTACCCCGACGAGGGCGACGCCGACCATGCCGCCGACGTTGAGGAGCAACGCGTGCAGGTCATGATTCTTGATCGCGACGTCGATGATCCATTTGGCGAACAGCGGGGGGAACTGGTAAGCGGCCGCCACCACGAGGATGCAGGCGAGCACCAGCGCTTCTTGGCGCCAGTACGGGGCGAAGTAGCGCAGGATGCGCCGCAGGTCGACCGGCTTTGTCGGCTTTGACGACGGCCCGCCTATGCCGTAGCCGTAGAACATCGGAGCTCCGCCAAGCATGATCATAGCTCTATGTGGAGCAGGACCTTGAGGTCCTGCTAACCCATCGTGTAGGCCTGAGGCTTTAGCCCCGGTAATTTAGGAGGACATATGCCGCAGCCGCCCACCGCCGACGAGGTCAAGACACTTGCCGCCGAAGCCAAAAACCTGCGCGCGCGCGTCCAGACGAATAAGGGCGACGTCGTGCTCGAATTCTTTCCCGACGACGCCCCGACGCACGTCGCCGCGTTCATCAAGCTCGCGCGCGCGGGCTTCTACGACGGCCTGAAATTCCACCGCGTCGAGCCGAACTTCGTGGCGCAGACCGGCGATCCGGAAGGAACAGGCCGCGGTGGGCCTGGTTACACGTTGCGCGAGGAATTCAATACGCGCAAGCACCTGCAAGGGACGTTAGGCATGGCGCGCTCTTCGTCTCCGAACTCGGCCGGTTCGCAGTTCTACATCTGCCTCGACGCTGCGCCCCATCTCGATCGGCAGTATACCGTTTTCGGGCAGGTCACGCAGGGCATGGATGCCGTCAAGAAGATCGCCGTCGGCGACCAGATGAAGTCCGTCAAAATCGAACCGAAAACGTGATCCGCCGCGAACGGACCTAAAGGTCCGTTGCTACGCGAACTGCGCTAGTCGCTGGGCGCGTCGAGCTTCTTGTGCGGCTGCATCCCCTGCTGCTCCATAGCCTTACGCACGTCCTCAAGCGCTCTGCGAGCCTCCGTGAGCTCGGCCGCCGAGGCCTTTGTGGCCTTGGCCGCCTGTGCGCATGCGCGCGACGCCTCTTCAAGGGCACGCTTCACGGCTGCATCCTCATCCGCATACGGCGCGAGCGTCTGAGCCGCGGCTCGGCGGATCTTCACGTTTTCCGATCGGAGCGCTTCGACGACGGCAGCGCGAATCGCGGCTTCGTCGAGATATGGCTGGAGCGCATCGAGCGCGATCGCTTGGATGGTCGCGATGTTGCTCGCGCGCAGAGCGCTTGCGAGCGCGGCTTTCGCGTAAGCCTCTTCCGCCCTGTCTGCCAGCACGTGAGCGGCTTGAACTCGGATGCGCACGCTGGAATCGCCGGCGAGCGCGCTCACCAAGGCATCGCGGGCGGCGGCGTCGTCATAGCGGTCTGCAAGTTCTCGAACGATGCGCGCCCGGTCCGCGAGCGAGTTCGAAGCGCGCAGCTCTTGCGCGAGCGCATCGCTCGTCGCGACGGCGAGATCGGAGCTTGCGCTTGCCCAGGCGGCGGTGGCGGGCGTCGTCATGGGAACGCTAACGGCGTCGGTCTCCACGACTTTCGGCGCTCGCACCATGGCCACGATCTCGGGAGCCGCGCGAACTCCGGCTGCCGGCGCCGGGCGAGCGCTGATGACTCGAGCATCGACCCATACATTGCGCGCGGCGACGCGCGCAACGCTAACGAGAGCGTGCCTTGTCATGTGGATGATGAAATGCATGCGCCCCAGCGTTTTCTGGACCGGCGACCACCGGAAGCCCACCACCTTGAATGCGATCGCATCGGGAGAGTGGGGCTGTTGTTCGTTCGGCAACGATGCGACCATCACGAAGGAGCTGGCGGCCGTTCCACTCGTGCTCGCCGCGGCCAACCGGCTGGAGGCGGCCGTCTCGGCGGTTCTGGTCGCGCCGGAGACGTCAGGCGTCGCAGGCACTGCGACCACCGGGGTGAGTTGCGCGGCGACGAAGATCGCCGCTGCGATCGCCGCAGCCGCGGTAGCGCCGAGGAAACGCGAGAAGGCGGGAAGAGAGCGGCGATCGCGGTCGAGCAGCCGCTCGACGCGGATCGCGAGCTGCTTGCGAGGGGCGAGCGCGCCCAGCGCCGGCAGCCCGTGCTGCAGCAGCGTGGCGGACTCGGCCAACCTGGTCAGACATGCCGCATAGGTGACGGGCTTGCCGGTGGCGGCGACCACCGCATCGTCGCACGCGATCTCGCGCTCGAGCGCCAGTTGCCGTCCGACCCAATGCACCACCGGATTGAAAAAGCAAAGCGCCTCTGCGATTTTTTGAGCGACATTCGTGACGTCGTCCCAACGCTGCAGGTGGGCCAGCTCGTGCAGCCCGACTTGATCCAACTCGAGGTCGCTGAGGTGATCGAGGAGATAGCGAGGGATGACGATGATGGGATCGCGCAGTCCGATCGCGACCGGCATGGGGATCTGCTCGGAGCTGCACAGACGGGCCGTCCGGTGTCCGCCGCTCGCGCGAAGCCAGCGCCGGACCCGATGCTGCTCAAGCGCCGGCAGCGGGGTCGCGCTGGCCTTGATCTGCTGCAAGCGGACGTAATTCCATATCAGCCGGGCGATCAAGAGCGTCGCGATGACATACCACGTTGCGAAGAGCGCGCGGGCCCAGCTCTCGGGCAGCGTGAGCGGCGGCAAACTCTGGAGGTAGCCGAAGCAGCAAAGACCGGCGGAGCGAAGCGCAAGAAGCGGCAAGGTCAGCATTGCCGCAAGGGTGGCGCACCATACCGTATAGCGCACTCCCGCGCTGGTGCGCGGAACGAGCCGCATGACGCACCAGACCGCTGTTGCCAGGACCACGCCTTG
Proteins encoded:
- a CDS encoding ABC transporter ATP-binding protein yields the protein MLGGAPMFYGYGIGGPSSKPTKPVDLRRILRYFAPYWRQEALVLACILVVAAAYQFPPLFAKWIIDVAIKNHDLHALLLNVGGMVGVALVGVAIGAWQGYLNAAVGEGIMRDMRDALVQHLHRMPLSFFTSTKTGEIMNRVSSDVDSIDNVVTGTLVSIVTNVFTILTTIVAIVWLDWRLALLSMIVIPFMVLPLWPVGRAMYEQRKKTREQRDRIYGLIQETLSLSGITLVKSFVRERYEAERFHTAGTDLMNMEIRLALVGRWFIAVVGALVIIGPAIIWFGGGWLAIRNALEVGTIVAFVAYLGRLYGPAASLIGIQVSIVSALAVFERIFDYLDMPPEAPQRTDAVELRETRGEIAFENVRFRYVADRFALDGVSFKAKSGQLVAFVGPSGAGKTTIMQLVPRFYDPQEGRVTLDAFDLRDISLESLRRHIGIVTQETYLFHTTIAENLRYGKTDATEAELIAACKAANIYDFIDGLPERFETLVGERGLKLSGGERQRVAIARVLLKDPRILILDEATSSLDSTSERLIQAALEPLMRGRTSLVIAHRLSTVLRADVIHAVAAGRIVESGTHADLLARGGLYAQLYRAQFQESAQLRVGVALE
- a CDS encoding M56 family metallopeptidase: MSLPLTHLFEAFARDGMGAMLNALWQGVVLATAVWCVMRLVPRTSAGVRYTVWCATLAAMLTLPLLALRSAGLCCFGYLQSLPPLTLPESWARALFATWYVIATLLIARLIWNYVRLQQIKASATPLPALEQHRVRRWLRASGGHRTARLCSSEQIPMPVAIGLRDPIIVIPRYLLDHLSDLELDQVGLHELAHLQRWDDVTNVAQKIAEALCFFNPVVHWVGRQLALEREIACDDAVVAATGKPVTYAACLTRLAESATLLQHGLPALGALAPRKQLAIRVERLLDRDRRSLPAFSRFLGATAAAAIAAAIFVAAQLTPVVAVPATPDVSGATRTAETAASSRLAAASTSGTAASSFVMVASLPNEQQPHSPDAIAFKVVGFRWSPVQKTLGRMHFIIHMTRHALVSVARVAARNVWVDARVISARPAPAAGVRAAPEIVAMVRAPKVVETDAVSVPMTTPATAAWASASSDLAVATSDALAQELRASNSLADRARIVRELADRYDDAAARDALVSALAGDSSVRIRVQAAHVLADRAEEAYAKAALASALRASNIATIQAIALDALQPYLDEAAIRAAVVEALRSENVKIRRAAAQTLAPYADEDAAVKRALEEASRACAQAAKATKASAAELTEARRALEDVRKAMEQQGMQPHKKLDAPSD
- a CDS encoding peptidylprolyl isomerase, whose product is MPQPPTADEVKTLAAEAKNLRARVQTNKGDVVLEFFPDDAPTHVAAFIKLARAGFYDGLKFHRVEPNFVAQTGDPEGTGRGGPGYTLREEFNTRKHLQGTLGMARSSSPNSAGSQFYICLDAAPHLDRQYTVFGQVTQGMDAVKKIAVGDQMKSVKIEPKT